One Dyadobacter sp. NIV53 DNA segment encodes these proteins:
- a CDS encoding YegP family protein, whose translation MSKFVIILRKNGEFQFDLKANNGQTILTSEGYKAKTACLNGIESVKTNSSQDNRYDKKTSSNGKYYFNLKAANGQVIGSSEMYESLSGMSNGIDSVKKNAPTATIEDSSEL comes from the coding sequence ATGAGCAAATTTGTTATCATTCTCCGAAAGAACGGCGAGTTTCAATTTGATTTGAAGGCAAATAACGGTCAAACCATTTTAACCAGTGAGGGTTACAAAGCAAAGACGGCTTGCTTGAATGGCATAGAGTCAGTGAAGACAAACTCATCGCAGGACAATCGTTACGACAAGAAGACCTCTTCGAATGGTAAATATTATTTCAATCTCAAAGCTGCAAACGGCCAAGTAATTGGAAGCAGCGAAATGTATGAAAGCCTTTCGGGAATGAGCAATGGGATTGACTCTGTAAAGAAAAATGCACCAACAGCGACTATAGAGGATAGTAGCGAATTATAA